From Loxodonta africana isolate mLoxAfr1 chromosome 2, mLoxAfr1.hap2, whole genome shotgun sequence, the proteins below share one genomic window:
- the LOC100662437 gene encoding olfactory receptor 2T3-like: MYSGNQTSENQTSSTYFILMGLFDQTKYAAFLYTLIFVLFLMALTGNALLILLIHREPCLHTPMYFFISQLSLIDLMYICATVPKMLMDQVTGDNTISHLGCGVQMFSYLTLAGAEVFLLSAMAYDRYAAICRPLHYPLLMNQKVCHLFMSGCWFLGMFDGLLLTVMTMSLPFCQFRKIMSFFCEAPALLKLSCSNTPLYEMFMYLCCILMLLAPIIIVSGSYVLILRLIHSINSAEGRRKAFATCSSHMVVVLLFFGAGIYTNMLPRSYHTGEQDMTVSAFYTIITPVLNPLIYSLRNKDVTGALRNLMLSGMRPRKF, translated from the coding sequence ATGTACTCAGGGAATCAAACTTCAGAGAATCAAACATCAAGCACCTATTTCATCCTCATGGGGCTCTTTGATCAAACTAAATATGCAGCCTTCCTCTATACCTTGATCTTTGTCCTTTTCTTGATGGCCCTAACTGGGAATGCCCTTCTAATCCTCCTAATCCATAGGGAGCCCTGCcttcacactcccatgtacttcttcatCAGCCAGCTCTCCCTCATAGACCTCATGTACATATGTGCGACAGTCCCCAAGATGCTCATGGACCAGGTTACTGGAGATAACACAATTTCCCACTTAGGTTGTGGGGTCCAGATGTTCTCCTATCTCACCCTCGCTGGAGCTGAGGTTTTCCTCCTAAgtgccatggcctatgaccgataTGCTGCCATTTGCAGGCCTCTCCATTACCCGCTGCTCATGAACCAGAAAGTCTGCCATCTCTTCATGTCTGGATGCTGGTTCCTGGGAATGTTTGACGGTTTGTTGCTCACCGTAATGACCATGAGCTTACCTTTTTGTCAGTTCAGAAAAATCATGAGCTTTTTCTGTGAGGCCCCTGCCCTGCTGAAGCTGTCCTGCTCCAACACACCCCTTTACGAGATGTTCATGTACCTGTGCTGTATCCTCATGCTCCTTGCCCCCATCATTATTGTATCTGGCTCATATGTTCTCATCCTGCGCCTCATCCACAGCATAAATTCAGCAGAGGGCCGCAGAAAGGCCTTTGCCACCTGCTCCTCCCACATGGTGGTagtgctgctcttttttggtgcTGGCATATACACCAATATGCTCCCCAGATCCTACCACACAGGTGAGCAGGACATGACGGTGTCTGCTTTTTACACCATCATCACCCCTGTGTTGAACCCCCTCATTTATAGCCTCCGGAACAAAGATGTCACGGGGGCCCTGAGGAACTTGATGCTATCAGGGATGAGACCGAGGAAGTTTTAA